A stretch of Onychomys torridus chromosome 2, mOncTor1.1, whole genome shotgun sequence DNA encodes these proteins:
- the Aurkaip1 gene encoding aurora kinase A-interacting protein — MFLARLTSQLVRAVPWAGFSRSWPGSGVIGSHAFQPLYSLQPASLSRAASLPGKGSQLELEEFLVPRKMSISPLETWLTARYLLPRLNVGVPMTVVPSHYYKCPPSQEEEAKQGVRDVWDANPVQCKNVLKIRRRKMNHHKYRKLIKRTRFQRRKVQEGRLKRKQIKFEKDLKRIWLKAGLKEAPESWQAPKIYMKNK, encoded by the exons ATGTTCCTGGCGCGCCTGACTTCACAGCTGGTCAGGGCTGTTCCCTGGGCAG GTTTCAGTCGTTCCTGGCCTGGCTCCGGGGTGATCGGCAGCCATGCTTTTCAACCCCTTTACAGTTTGCAGCCTGCAAGCCTAAGTCGGGCTGCCTCCCTCCCTGGTAAGGGGTCCCAGTTGGAGCTTGAGGAGTTCCTAGTCCCCAGGAAGATGTCCATCAGTCCACTAGAGACCTGGTTGACTGCTCGATACCTATTGCCCAGACTGAATGTTGGGGTTCCAATGACTGTGGTTCCCTCCCACTACTACAAGTGTCCGCCCagccaggaggaggaagccaagCAGGGAGTCAGGGACGTCTGGGATGCCAATCCAGTGCAGTGCAAAAATGTGCTGAAGATCCGAAGACGGAAGATGAACCACCACAAATACCGTAAACTGATCAAGAGGACACGGTTTCAACGGCGTAAAGTCCAGGAAGGACGTCTGAAGAGGAAGCAG ATCAAGTTTGAGAAAGATTTGAAGCGCATCTGGCTGAAGGCAGGCCTGAAGGAAGCTCCTGAGAGCTGGCAGGCCCCAAAGATCTACATGAAGAACAAATGA